A single Kryptolebias marmoratus isolate JLee-2015 linkage group LG16, ASM164957v2, whole genome shotgun sequence DNA region contains:
- the id4 gene encoding DNA-binding protein inhibitor ID-4: MKAVTPVRPQDSSSSSSSSSSSSSSSSSQLSLHYLSKQSLNIARCRMEEEDLFCLQYDMNDCYSRLKRLVPTIPQDKKVSKVEILQHVIDYILDLQLALETHPSLQKQQPQQRTGTCPPPASNPGRTPLTVLNIDHHQRTSIIKKPEDSILCR; the protein is encoded by the exons ATGAAGGCTGTTACTCCAGTCCGCCCCCaggactcctcctcctcctcctcttcctcctcctcctcctcctcctccagcagcagccagctcTCCCTGCACTATCTGTCGAAGCAGAGCCTGAACATCGCCCGGTGCAGGATGGAAGAGGAGGACCTGTTCTGCCTGCAGTACGACATGAACGACTGCTACAGCCGGCTCAAGCGCCTGGTGCCCACCATCCCGCAGGATAAGAAAGTCAGCAAAGTGGAGATCCTCCAGCATGTCATAGACTACATCCTGGACCTGCAGCTGGCCCTGGAGACGCACCCTTCCCTTCAGAagcagcagccacagcagcGGACCGGGACCTGCCCTCCTCCAGCCTCCAACCCCGGCAGGACGCCGCTCACGGTGCTCAACATCGACCACCACCAG AGGACATCAATAATCAAAAAACCAGAGGACTCAATTTTATGCCGCTGA